A region of Drosophila suzukii chromosome 2L, CBGP_Dsuzu_IsoJpt1.0, whole genome shotgun sequence DNA encodes the following proteins:
- the LOC108018409 gene encoding C-type lectin 37Db-like has protein sequence MSGTGNTLFSLCAALIFSLARAELKARCPSGFTFIGEKCYHVSYEKANWFNADRKCYNLNSTLVVFDNERDMQLLTATLQVLGLPFSNSWKDSIWTGLSCLGMGNCSAFVQNRDGAAVAYTPWSPNQPNNLLAKDCVGYANYNGFGYHNIECSLYEFPFVCQAKRLETDSYLCLKKEQFLEVDVIV, from the exons ATGTCTGGCACAGGGAACACTTTATTTTCCCTTTGTGCTGCCTTGATATTTTCTCTAGCTCGGGCCGAATTGAAAGCAAGATGTCCCTCTGGCTTCACTTTCATAGGAGAAAAATGCTATCATGTATCCTATGAAAAG GCCAACTGGTTCAATGCCGATCGCAAGTGCTATAATTTAAACTCCACCCTGGTTGTTTTCGACAACGAAAGGGATATGCAGCTTCTGACAGCCACTCTTCAAGTACTGGGCCTACCATTTTCCAACAGCTGGAAGGACTCGATTTGGACAGGACTTTCATGCCTGGGAATGGGTAATTGTAGTGCCTTTGTTCAGAATCGAGATGGCGCAGCCGTTGCGTATACGCCTTGGTCTCCAAATCAACCGAATAATCTCTTGGCCAAAGACTGTGTGGGCTATGCGAATTACAATGGCTTTGGATACCACAATATCGAGTGCAGCCTGTACGAGTTTCCCTTTGTGTGTCAAGCCAAAAGATTGGAAACAGACAGCTATTT